A single Sulfurimonas aquatica DNA region contains:
- the fliW gene encoding flagellar assembly protein FliW, producing the protein MKFDISVPLLGFEDVKEVELQKIDDIFMKMVSCKDENISFTMINPFVLREYDFEVPQNIKTLLDISEKSNLLILNIVLIQTPIEDSIVNFIGPVIYNTDNNKAAQIILADSKEYGVAEKISDFLNKE; encoded by the coding sequence ATGAAATTTGATATATCAGTACCTCTTTTAGGTTTCGAAGATGTAAAAGAAGTTGAACTACAAAAGATTGATGATATCTTTATGAAAATGGTATCTTGTAAAGATGAAAATATATCTTTTACTATGATAAATCCTTTTGTTTTAAGAGAGTATGACTTTGAAGTTCCCCAAAATATCAAAACACTACTAGATATCTCAGAAAAATCAAACCTTCTTATCTTAAACATTGTACTTATACAAACGCCAATAGAAGATTCTATAGTCAATTTCATAGGCCCTGTAATTTATAATACGGATAATAACAAAGCCGCACAAATCATTCTAGCCGACTCAAAAGAGTATGGCGTTGCTGAAAAGATTTCTGATTTTTTAAATAAAGAATAA
- the bamD gene encoding outer membrane protein assembly factor BamD, with protein MIIQKKLILTFFTILILFSGCAKEVDEYNKPALFWYAKIIEAISDGTIDKADNYYSSLQGEHIGSPLLPEATMILAIAHMQYEEYLLSEHFLNEYIKRYANPNEKEFAEFLKIKAKYLALPNPRRDQVLINDAILEAKQFRYNYSNSMYLSSIDSMITNLYMADAALNESIASLYGRLDKPKSEQYYRDIKPQPWIEWNNIDRADTPWYREWFEGDGTSSWYEYLIPETQSVVSRNSVKETNTTK; from the coding sequence ATGATAATACAAAAAAAATTAATACTTACTTTTTTTACAATACTAATTTTGTTTAGTGGCTGTGCAAAAGAAGTAGATGAGTATAATAAGCCAGCTCTATTTTGGTATGCAAAGATAATTGAAGCTATATCAGATGGAACTATTGACAAAGCAGATAACTATTATTCCTCACTTCAAGGAGAGCATATAGGCTCACCTCTTTTACCAGAGGCAACTATGATACTTGCTATCGCACATATGCAGTATGAAGAGTATCTCTTAAGTGAGCATTTTTTAAATGAGTATATTAAACGCTATGCAAATCCTAATGAGAAAGAGTTTGCGGAGTTTTTAAAGATAAAAGCAAAATATTTGGCTCTGCCAAATCCAAGACGTGATCAAGTTCTGATAAACGATGCAATTCTTGAAGCAAAGCAGTTTAGATATAACTACTCTAACTCTATGTACTTGAGCTCTATCGACAGCATGATTACGAACCTTTATATGGCTGATGCAGCACTCAATGAGAGTATTGCATCTCTATATGGTAGACTTGATAAACCTAAAAGTGAACAGTACTATCGTGATATAAAGCCTCAACCATGGATAGAATGGAATAATATTGATAGAGCAGATACACCATGGTATAGAGAGTGGTTTGAAGGTGATGGCACATCTAGTTGGTATGAGTATCTAATACCTGAGACACAGAGTGTAGTTTCACGCAACTCTGTAAAAGAAACAAATACAACAAAATAA